The genomic interval GTAGCGCAAGGAAGTCAACATCCCATGCTTTATGCGCATGGTCTTATATGTGGTCCAATTCATTGGTTAGCTGATTGCAGTAATAAATTACCACTTACTTGTTATGCAAAAACAAGATACAGGCAAGCAGAACAAGGATGCATGATTTCTCCTGAAGATGGAAATCAACATTATGTGATGTTTTCAAATCCACAACGTGCTGTTACACCAGGACAATATATTGTTTTTTATGATAAAAACCAATGTTTGGGTGGCGCTACTATTGAACACATTATTAGATAATCCTAAATAAGTAATTGATTTAGGATAGTTAGATTATAATTATATGAATACAACGGGAGTTAAAATGGCTGCTATAGATATATCCCCTACTACCAGTGACATCCGATTTTCTGTTAGTGCAGCAGATAAAGTAGCTGAACTGATTAGAGAAGAAAATAATTTCAATTTGAATCTTCGTATTTCTATTACAGGCGGGGGCTGCTCTGGATTTCAATATGGATTTAGTTTCGATGAAGAGATTAATGAAGATGATACTGTAATAGTACAACAATGCTCCGATGGAACATCGTCAGTAAAACTGCTTATTGATTCAATGAGCTATCAATATTTACATGATGCTGAAATTGATTATACTCAAGGGATTCAAGGGGAACAATTTGTGATCCGAAATCCAAATGCTAAAACCACTTGCGGGTGTGGTTCCTCATTTAGCATGGATGATGAAGAGTAAAAATCATCTTGCCTAGTAAACAGAAAATTAAATTCTGCTTTACTAGAACAAGATCCTGCTCAATAAGGATAAACGATTACCTTAGTCCCTATTTTAATAAAATTATAACTTAGCCATTTAGCATCACTCGGGATCAAACGTATGCATCCGTGACTGGCGTTGTAATGAGGGACTTCATAGGAACCATGTATCGCATAATTTTTAGTAAAATACATGCAATAAGGCATAGGAGCTCCTCCCTTCCCTACGGGGTATCGACTGGAAACACATCCTGGACCGCCCTTGCTCCAAACTGAGAAAACGCCTGAAGGCGTTTTACACCCTCTGTGTATATCCGGACAGTATTTTCTGCCCCCCGAAGCTCTTCCTGTGCGCACTACCTTGCCTTGTGAGTTAATAGCCTTCCATGAAAGTGTATTTGGATTGAAAACAAAAGTATTCGCATCAGCAGGAGACAAACAAAGAAAATACAAGAGTGGAAAGAATAAGGCATAAGCTAGCGACGATAAAATAGGATTTTGTTTTTCCATAATTATTCCCTAATTATTATTCATCTTCACTTTATATTTTAGATTAATTTTTAATCAAAACAAGATTTTTTTGTACAATCAAACAATAATTGTTCTACTATATTAATTGAGCACCTTTAAAAGGATTCAATCATGCGTAGACTTATATCTGCAGTAACAGCAGTTTTTATTAGTTGCACCGTTATACCGTATACAGTACAAGCTGATAGCCCTAGTACTGCTAGCACCACAAGTACTGACACTACAGGTGCGAGTGCATCCAGCACTTCTACTAGTATTACAAAAGATGAATGGTTCAAATCAATTACTCCTTTACTACCTGATCTTATTTGTAAAGGATTCGAAAATGATGCTCAGTTGAAAAAACGACTTGATGATATCAAAATGACTCATGATCAATGTCTGGCCGCAATTCCTGAAAGTGTCAGTAAATGCCAGCAAGATCTCTATGCAAAAATCCCCGATAAACTCACAGATGAGACAGCAGCTACCTGGGGAAAATCCCTTGGAGAATGTATCGGTAAAGATTTTGCGATTAAATATCTGATTCCAAAAAGCTAATAAAATGATAAATAAAAAATATAAATGAAAATTACTTAAGAACAGCCCTCTAGTAAATTAAAGTGAGCTCGAGATTGGATTGTTATTATTTTTTGAGCTCACCGTGCTTAGCGCATAGCACGATAAGGAATAATAACAACAAGTAATTTATTTGATTATTTTTTTGTCACCAAGAGCGTCTGTAACATAATATTGTTCTAGGATTTAAGCAGATTAACTCAAATCCTCTTAAATCACCGCAACTTATATTCACATCAAGGATAACGTGAAGGACTGGTACTTTACCTGGTTTTCATGAGTAAACGGGTTTGTTGCTGAGATAATAAATATAGACAAATCATCATTCGTTGTTGTTTAATATTTTTAAAGCATTGAGCACAAAACAGGAAAGCGCAGAAATTCCTCGAAAATTCTGCGCCAATTATATTTTTGAACCAGAAAAGAAGCATTAATCTTCCCAGTAATTCACTCCAGATTTTTTTTGCAAAAAATCAACAAATAATTGATGTGATTCAAGTTCATCAGAGCTTACTGGCAAAACTACAGAGTTTTCTAAATGAAGCGCAACTGTTTCTTGGCTTTTTGCATTAACATGGATGGAGGCTTCTTCAACTTCTGCAAATAAACTAGTTTGTCCACCAGTCATTGCTAGATAAACAAAAGCTAAAATCTCAGCATCTAATAAAGCTCCATGTAACTCACGATTAAAATGGTCGATTCCATAGCGTTTACATAACGCGTCCAAACTGTTACGTTGTCCTGGATATTTTTCTCTGGCTAAAACCAGTGTATCGGTAATCTTACAATAAACTTCAAGTTTCTTATTCCAGTTAATAAGTTGTAACTCTGAGTTTAAAAAGCCGACATCAAAAGGAGCATTGTGAATAATTAATTCTGCACCACTAATAAACTGCCAAAATTGCTCAGCTACCTCTGCAAATAAAGGTTTGTCCTGTAGAAATTCATTACTTATTCCATGGACACGGAATGCTCCTTCATCTACCAGACGTTGTGGATTGAGATAAACATGATAATGATTTCCGGTTAATTTTCTATCAATTAATTCCACACAACCAATTTCTATAACACGATGGCCGTGCTCATGCCCAATACCTGTAGTTTCTGTATCTAAAACAACTTGTCTCATGCCTTACTCTCTTAACTCTTGAATAGCTTGGTTAGCCAAAGCATCAACGAGGTCATTTTCCAAGTGACCTGAATGACCTTTAACCCAATGCCAATTTATTTGGTGACGAGAAGCTAATTCATCAAGCAACATCCAAAGATCAGCGTTCTTTACAGGCTCTTTTTTGGAGTTTCGCCACCCTTTCATTTTCCAATTAGGCAACCAGTCCATCATTCCTTGTCTTAGATATTGAGAATCAGTGTATAGATCTACAATACAAGAACGTTTTAGAGCCTCTAAACCTTTAATTGCAGCCATAAGTTCCATACGATTATTTGTAGTATGTGCTTCTCCGCCGTGTAAAGTCTTTTCTTGCCCTTTGAAACGAAGTAACACTCCCCAGCCTCCAGGCCCGGGGTTTCCTTTGCATGCCCCATCAGTATAAATTTCGACAATCACGTTGATCCTACTCAATATCCCACAAGTGAAAAAAAGGAGTGGTGAATTCTCCAGCTGAAATTTTCTCTTTTACGAGATCAATATCAGGCGCAAAGAAACGATCACTATCATAAGGTGCTACATAAGACCGCAGACGTTGATGCACCTCTTCCAATAACTGCGATGATTTTAACGGTTTATGAAACTCTACTCCCTGACTTGCTGCTAATAATTCGATTGCCAAAATAGTTGCAGTATTATCATTCATAGCATGTAATCGTCTTGCTGCACTTGTTGCCATTGAAACATGGTCTTCTTGATTAGCGGAGGTAGGTAAACTATCCACTGAATGCGGATGAGCAAGGGCTTTGTTTTCGCTCGCACATGCAGCAGCAGTCACATGGGCAATCATGAAGCCTGAGTTTAAACCACTTTCTTTAATTAAAAACGCAGGTAAATTACTAAAGTTTTTATCAATAAGTAATGCAATCCTTCGCTCCGCATTAGAGCCAATTTCAGCTATAGCTAAAGCAAGATTATCAGCTGCCATAGCAACAATTTCACCATGAAAATTACCTCCTGAAATAATTTGTTCTTGCTCACTAAAAACTAGAGGATTATCAGAGATAGCATTCACTTCTACCTGCAAAGTCTCCTTTACAAATTGGATTTGATGAAGCACCGCGCCCATAATCTGTGGTTGGCATCGTAATGAATAGGGATCTTGTACACGAGCACAATCAAGATGTGACTCTCTGATCTGACTTCCTGCTAATAACTCTCGATAACATGCGGCCACACTTCGCTGAGCTTCATGGCCTCGGACTTTTTGGATTCGATCATCGAAAGGAACATCACTGCCATTTGCTGCATCAACAGATAATGCCCCCGCAATCAATGCTGTTTCGAACAGATTTTCCGTAGCAAACAACGCGGTTAAAGCAATTGCTGTTGAAACTTGTAATCCGTTTAAAAGAGCTAGTCCCTCTTTAGCCTCTAATTCAATTGGTTTTAGACCGGCGATTTTTAAACCTTCTACCGCACTTATTTTTTTTCCTTGATAACGTACCTCTCCTACCCCAAGTAAAGGTAAAGACATATGCGCTAAAGGGGCTAAATCACCTGAAGCACCAACAGAACCTTTAGAAGGAATACAAGGGTAAATCTTATGATTGTATAGAGAAATTAGAGTTTCAATGAGTTCCAAACGTACCCCAGAATAACCTTGCGCTAAATTA from Legionella sainthelensi carries:
- the rnhA gene encoding ribonuclease HI, giving the protein MIVEIYTDGACKGNPGPGGWGVLLRFKGQEKTLHGGEAHTTNNRMELMAAIKGLEALKRSCIVDLYTDSQYLRQGMMDWLPNWKMKGWRNSKKEPVKNADLWMLLDELASRHQINWHWVKGHSGHLENDLVDALANQAIQELRE
- a CDS encoding L,D-transpeptidase, coding for MEKQNPILSSLAYALFFPLLYFLCLSPADANTFVFNPNTLSWKAINSQGKVVRTGRASGGRKYCPDIHRGCKTPSGVFSVWSKGGPGCVSSRYPVGKGGAPMPYCMYFTKNYAIHGSYEVPHYNASHGCIRLIPSDAKWLSYNFIKIGTKVIVYPY
- the hutH gene encoding histidine ammonia-lyase, producing MAEHFILQPGALTLQSIKHVLNQQLKCSLAEDALAKIDASRQTVKKVILDKKTVYGINTGFGSLANQTISSENLKQLQRNIVLSHACGTGELLSDEIVSLILLLKINNLAQGYSGVRLELIETLISLYNHKIYPCIPSKGSVGASGDLAPLAHMSLPLLGVGEVRYQGKKISAVEGLKIAGLKPIELEAKEGLALLNGLQVSTAIALTALFATENLFETALIAGALSVDAANGSDVPFDDRIQKVRGHEAQRSVAACYRELLAGSQIRESHLDCARVQDPYSLRCQPQIMGAVLHQIQFVKETLQVEVNAISDNPLVFSEQEQIISGGNFHGEIVAMAADNLALAIAEIGSNAERRIALLIDKNFSNLPAFLIKESGLNSGFMIAHVTAAACASENKALAHPHSVDSLPTSANQEDHVSMATSAARRLHAMNDNTATILAIELLAASQGVEFHKPLKSSQLLEEVHQRLRSYVAPYDSDRFFAPDIDLVKEKISAGEFTTPFFHLWDIE
- the dnaQ gene encoding DNA polymerase III subunit epsilon, with protein sequence MRQVVLDTETTGIGHEHGHRVIEIGCVELIDRKLTGNHYHVYLNPQRLVDEGAFRVHGISNEFLQDKPLFAEVAEQFWQFISGAELIIHNAPFDVGFLNSELQLINWNKKLEVYCKITDTLVLAREKYPGQRNSLDALCKRYGIDHFNRELHGALLDAEILAFVYLAMTGGQTSLFAEVEEASIHVNAKSQETVALHLENSVVLPVSSDELESHQLFVDFLQKKSGVNYWED
- the erpA gene encoding iron-sulfur cluster insertion protein ErpA — translated: MAAIDISPTTSDIRFSVSAADKVAELIREENNFNLNLRISITGGGCSGFQYGFSFDEEINEDDTVIVQQCSDGTSSVKLLIDSMSYQYLHDAEIDYTQGIQGEQFVIRNPNAKTTCGCGSSFSMDDEE